The following proteins are co-located in the Microcebus murinus isolate Inina chromosome 21, M.murinus_Inina_mat1.0, whole genome shotgun sequence genome:
- the GRXCR2 gene encoding glutaredoxin domain-containing cysteine-rich protein 2 codes for MEDPEKKLNQKSDGKPRKVRFKISSSYSGRVLKQVFEDGQELESPKEEYPHSFLQESLEPMDGVYGSGEAPKPPLCSPKLTAQRISVFREGNAYTLAGSQPLFNDYKANDHKPPPIIDFGKIIIYTNNLKIIRTPMDKRDFMRKILQNEEEVEEESLMGKEESYGDGDQNDGPLLEADSVFPHNQYTQEGELPEDNCFHCQGSGSATCSLCHGSKFSMLANRFKESYRALRCPACNENGLQPCQICNQ; via the exons ATGGAGGACCCCGAGAAGAAGCTGAATCAGAAGAGCGATGGCAAACCCCGGAAAGTCCGATTTAAAATCTCTTCCTCCTACAGTGGCCGAGTACTGAAGCAGGTCTTTGAAGATGGGCAGGAATTAGAGTCACCCAAGGAAGAATACCCTCACAGTTTTCTCCAGGAGTCCCTTGAACCAATGGATGGGGTGTATGGGTCTGGGGAAGCTCCCAAACCCCCACTCTGCTCCCCTAAGCTGACTGCTCAGAGGATCAGCGTGTTTAGAGAGGGCAATGCCTATACTTTGGCAGGCAGCCAGCCTCTGTTCAACGATTACAAGGCGAATGACCATAAG CCCCCACCCATCATAGATTTTGGAAAGATAATCATCTACACAAACAACCTGAAAATCATTCGAACCCCAATGGACAAGAGAGACTTCATGAGGAAAATTCTCCAGAATGAAGAAGAGGTTGAAGAAGAGTCTCTGATGGGCAAAGAGGAAAGCTACGGGGACGGGGACCAGAACGACGGGCCATTGCTGGAGGCGGATAGCGTGTTCCCCCATAACCAGTACACGCAG GAAGGGGAGCTTCCTGAGGACAACTGTTTTCACTGCCAAGGGTCGGGCAGTGCCACCTGCTCTCTGTGCCACGGCAGCAAGTTCTCGATGCTGGCCAACAGATTTAAGGAGTCCTATCGGGCCCTGAGGTGCCCTGCCTGCAACGAGAATGGCCTGCAGCCCTGCCAGATTTGCAATCAATAG